The Flavobacterium piscisymbiosum genome includes a region encoding these proteins:
- a CDS encoding FMN-binding glutamate synthase family protein — protein MRKKFFIYGFLLFIIVVTIYFYTKRGFLLVIIIPILLVVGVYNILQKKHAILRNFPVLGYFRYLFEMIAPEIQQYFIERSTDGKPFSRNQRSLVYQRAKNIDSNTPFGTQQNLNQDNYEGIKHSIFPAKVNEELPRVLVGGKDCKQPYLASLFNVSAMSFGSLSENAVRAINIGAKKGNFYQNTGEGGLTEFHLAGGGDITWQIGTGYFGCRDAEGNFSPEKFSEKANLPNVKMIEIKLSQGAKPGHGGVLPAAKNTEQIAKIRGVEPHTMILSPPGHHAFSDVKGLIHFVAQLRQLSNGKPIGFKLCIGNTAEFEAICHEMIAEDTYPDFITIDGAEGGTGAAPLEFADGVGMPFEPALIFVNKTLIGLNIRDKIRIIGSGKIISGYSILHAIALGADMCNSARGFMFSLGCIQALRCHNNECPTGVATQNKMLMKGLVVTDKSDRVYHFHKNTLHAANELLAAAGKNSFADVDSNIFMRGDEFAHLSDSYFPDILTNVTKR, from the coding sequence ATGAGAAAAAAATTCTTTATCTACGGATTCTTATTGTTTATAATTGTAGTTACAATTTATTTTTATACCAAGCGAGGTTTCTTACTCGTTATTATTATCCCGATATTACTGGTTGTTGGCGTTTATAATATACTTCAAAAAAAGCATGCTATTTTAAGAAACTTTCCTGTTTTGGGTTATTTCAGGTATTTATTTGAAATGATTGCGCCTGAGATCCAGCAATATTTTATCGAAAGATCTACTGACGGAAAACCTTTTTCAAGAAATCAGCGTTCTTTAGTATACCAAAGAGCCAAAAACATCGATTCGAATACACCTTTTGGCACACAGCAAAATTTAAATCAAGATAATTACGAAGGAATAAAACATTCTATTTTTCCGGCAAAAGTAAACGAGGAATTACCTCGCGTTTTGGTTGGAGGAAAAGATTGCAAACAACCTTATCTGGCCTCTTTATTTAATGTTTCGGCAATGAGTTTTGGTTCGTTAAGCGAAAATGCTGTTCGTGCAATAAATATTGGTGCAAAAAAAGGAAACTTTTACCAAAATACCGGAGAAGGTGGCTTAACTGAATTTCATCTTGCCGGCGGGGGAGATATTACCTGGCAAATTGGTACAGGATATTTTGGATGCCGTGATGCCGAAGGAAATTTCAGTCCTGAAAAATTTTCAGAAAAAGCGAATCTTCCTAACGTAAAAATGATCGAAATTAAGCTTTCGCAAGGTGCAAAACCAGGTCACGGAGGTGTACTTCCGGCCGCTAAAAACACCGAACAAATTGCTAAAATAAGAGGAGTCGAACCACATACAATGATACTTTCTCCTCCGGGTCATCATGCTTTTTCAGACGTAAAAGGACTTATTCATTTTGTTGCACAACTACGTCAATTATCTAACGGAAAACCTATTGGTTTTAAATTATGTATTGGAAATACTGCCGAATTTGAAGCGATTTGTCACGAAATGATTGCCGAGGATACTTACCCAGATTTTATAACTATTGATGGTGCCGAAGGCGGAACCGGAGCTGCCCCTTTAGAATTTGCTGATGGTGTTGGAATGCCTTTTGAACCTGCCTTAATTTTTGTAAATAAAACTTTGATAGGCTTGAACATTCGTGATAAAATACGCATTATTGGAAGCGGAAAAATTATTTCGGGCTATTCTATCTTACACGCAATTGCATTAGGTGCAGACATGTGTAACAGCGCTCGAGGTTTTATGTTCTCATTAGGCTGTATTCAGGCGCTACGTTGCCATAATAACGAATGCCCAACCGGAGTAGCTACTCAAAACAAAATGTTGATGAAAGGTTTGGTTGTCACAGATAAATCAGATCGTGTTTATCATTTTCATAAAAATACCTTACATGCCGCCAATGAACTTTTAGCAGCAGCCGGTAAAAATAGTTTTGCTGATGTTGATAGTAATATCTTCATGCGTGGTGATGAGTTTGCTCATTTATCAGATTCTTATTTCCCGGATATTTTAACGAATGTTACTAAACGATAA
- a CDS encoding glycoside hydrolase family 88 protein, producing the protein MNTRFTALVLTLFLFVSNVYSQKNNSFNIKKQLEYCAEQASKTLKVIPDDGTSPRMVPNGSKDWKFVNYKDWTSGFWPGELWYLYEATGDKKWEKEADKFSQFLKPLSVSKAADHDLGFQIFNSFGNGYRLTKNKEYKEIVLKTADTLATLFNPKVGTIQSWPHNKMGGHNTIIDNMMNLELLFWASKNGGNKKLYDIAVKHAETTMNNHFRPDYSSYHVVIYDYETGKKIKGRTAQGYSDDSMWARGQAWAIYGFTMVYRETKDPKFLDFAHKLTRVYLDRLTKEDLIPYWDFNAPGIPNEPRDASAAAIVSSALIELSSYTKDVNLKKEYLTKSKKMIVSLSDHYQSHDVNSAFLLHSTGHKPAGSEIDCSINYADYYYLEALLRLQKIKK; encoded by the coding sequence ATGAATACAAGATTTACAGCTTTGGTTTTGACCTTATTTTTATTTGTAAGTAATGTCTACTCTCAAAAAAACAATTCCTTTAATATTAAAAAACAACTTGAATATTGCGCAGAACAAGCTTCGAAAACTCTAAAGGTAATTCCGGATGATGGAACTTCTCCAAGAATGGTTCCTAACGGAAGCAAGGATTGGAAATTTGTTAATTACAAAGATTGGACAAGCGGATTCTGGCCAGGAGAACTATGGTATTTGTATGAAGCAACAGGAGATAAAAAATGGGAAAAAGAAGCAGATAAATTTAGTCAGTTTTTGAAGCCTTTGTCTGTTAGTAAAGCTGCAGATCATGATTTAGGATTTCAGATTTTTAATAGTTTCGGAAACGGTTATCGTTTAACTAAAAACAAAGAATATAAAGAAATTGTTTTAAAAACTGCTGATACATTAGCAACACTGTTTAATCCAAAAGTGGGTACAATTCAGTCTTGGCCACATAATAAAATGGGCGGTCATAATACGATCATCGATAATATGATGAATTTAGAATTGCTTTTTTGGGCTTCTAAAAATGGAGGGAATAAAAAGCTGTATGACATTGCGGTAAAACATGCCGAAACTACGATGAACAATCATTTTAGACCAGATTACAGTTCGTATCATGTTGTTATTTATGATTATGAAACCGGTAAAAAAATAAAAGGCAGAACCGCGCAAGGTTATAGCGATGATAGTATGTGGGCTAGAGGTCAGGCTTGGGCGATTTATGGATTTACAATGGTTTACAGAGAAACAAAGGATCCTAAATTTTTAGACTTTGCGCACAAATTAACCCGAGTTTATTTAGACAGATTAACGAAGGAAGATTTAATTCCTTATTGGGATTTTAATGCGCCTGGAATTCCGAATGAGCCAAGAGATGCTTCGGCAGCAGCTATTGTTTCTTCGGCGCTTATTGAGTTAAGTTCGTATACAAAAGATGTAAATCTTAAAAAGGAATATCTAACAAAGTCTAAAAAAATGATTGTTTCGCTTTCAGACCATTATCAGAGTCATGATGTAAATTCGGCATTTTTGCTTCATTCTACAGGACATAAACCTGCCGGAAGTGAAATAGATTGTTCGATAAATTATGCAGATTATTATTATCTTGAAGCACTTTTAAGACTTCAAAAAATAAAAAAATAA